Below is a genomic region from Vibrio mimicus.
ATGATTTGATTCGTCCTGCGCTGTACCAAGCATGGCAAGACATCATTCCGCTACGCCCACGCCAAGGTGAAGCGCAAACCTATGATTTGGTTGGCCCAGTGTGTGAAACCAGTGATTTCTTAGGTAAAGATCGCGACTTAGTGCTTGAGGAGGGGGATCTGCTCGCAGTCCGTTCTTCTGGTGCGTATGGTTTTACCATGTCCTCTAATTACAATTCCCGTCCGCGTGTGGCTGAAGTGATGGTTGATGGCAATAAAGCCCATTTGGTTCGCCAGCGTGAAACCTTAAGCAGCCTGTGGGCGTTGGAATCGGTTTTACCGGAGTAAAGTTATCTTTTATGCATTTCCATTTTTCTAAAATGCACGGCTTGGGTAACGACTTTATGGTCGTCGACTGCGTTACCCAAAACGTCTTCTTCTCTCCGGAATTGATCCGTCGTTTGGCGGACCGTCATACTGGAGTGGGCTTTGATCAACTGTTGGTGGTTGAAGCACCTTACGATCCTGAATCCGATTTCCATTACCGAATTTTTAATGCGGATGGCAGTGAAGTGGAGCAGTGCGGCAACGGTGCGCGCTGTTTTGCCCGTTTTGTACGCATGAAAGGGTTAACCAACAAGTACAGCATCAGTGTCAGCACCAAAAAAGGCAAGATGGTGCTCAACGTAGAAGAGGAAGATCTGATCACAGTGAACATGGGTGTGCCGGAATTTGAACCGAGCAAAATCCCATTTCGTGCCAAGCAGAGTGAAAAAACCTATATCTTGCGTGTCGGTGAACACACCCTGTTTTGTGGCGCAGTGAGTATGGGCAATCCGCATGTGGTGACTGTGGTGGATGACATTCGCACCGCAGCGGTAGAAACCTTGGGGCCACTTCTGGAATCTCACGAGCGTTTCCCTGAGCGGGTCAATGCCGGCTTTATGCAGGTGGTGAGTCGTGAAGAGATCAATCTACGCGTGTATGAACGTGGTGCAGGAGAAACCCAAGCTTGTGGCAGCGGTGCTTGCGGCGCGGTTGCGGTCGGAATTTTGCAAGGATTACTGGATGAGCAAGTCTGCGTACATTTACCCGGTGGCGAACTGGAAATCAGTTGGAAAGGCCCAGGTAAACCGCTTTACATGACAGGACCTGCCACACACATCTACGATGGCCAAATCTCTTGCTAATTGAGGTTCAATTTTGTCTCAGGTAACGGCAGATGCTCTGACCGCCCAAGTGGTGGCAGAGTATCTTTATGAACACCCCGACTTTTTTCAGCACCATGCCTATTTGGTTGAGCGACTGGCTTTGCCAACGCAAACGGGAGCCGTATCGCTCGCTCACGTTCAGTTAGCGCGGCAACGTCAGCGGATTGAGGATCTTGAAGAAGAGATCACCGGTTTGATGTCACTCGCCGCGAATAACGATCGCACTTTCCATGAGTTTATGGATTTGCAAGAGCAGATCCTCAAATGCTCGTCTCTGCAAGCGGTACTGCATGCCATTGAAGCGAAAGCGCGTGAGTTGAATTTACGTGCTTATG
It encodes:
- the dapF gene encoding diaminopimelate epimerase, which encodes MHFHFSKMHGLGNDFMVVDCVTQNVFFSPELIRRLADRHTGVGFDQLLVVEAPYDPESDFHYRIFNADGSEVEQCGNGARCFARFVRMKGLTNKYSISVSTKKGKMVLNVEEEDLITVNMGVPEFEPSKIPFRAKQSEKTYILRVGEHTLFCGAVSMGNPHVVTVVDDIRTAAVETLGPLLESHERFPERVNAGFMQVVSREEINLRVYERGAGETQACGSGACGAVAVGILQGLLDEQVCVHLPGGELEISWKGPGKPLYMTGPATHIYDGQISC